From the genome of Acidaminococcus sp.:
CTAATTCTCGGAATATTTACGTGTATGTTCCAATAGTAACTGCAAATGTTTTTTCATAGCTTCTGCAGCTTTATCAGCATCTCGTTCTTTGAGTGCGTCGGTTATGGCTACATGATTAGATAATTTTTCCAGATGCATAACATTTGTAATTTTAGTGAATGTCTGATATACGCTGTTTTCCGTAAGAATCAACTTTAAAATTTTATATATCGTACTATTGTGGGAAAGTTCAGCAAGTTTCAAATGATACTGCAGGTCAGCCTCGCTCCCGGTTCCGCCATTACGGACCTTGTATTGCTGTTCAAATGTTAAATATTCTAATTCTTTGAGATCTTCATCAGTAAGATTTTTACAAGCCTCACGAACGGTATAAGTTTCAAGAAGGATACGTACTACCAGAATTTCTTCCAAGGATTTTTTCTGTGTACTGTTTGTAGCACGAATAATTTCATAAGCAATTTTCTTTTTTTCGTTTTTTAGCTCTTCCTGATGCAAGTAATCCTTGCCTGCTTCGGTCAGACATCTTCCCTTATTACTAACACTTGCAATGAGACCCTCATTTTCAGCTTCCTTCATCATCCTTCCAACCGTAGCAGAAGGTACGTTTAAAATATGACTTAAATAAATTGCCCCAACGGGAGAATTCTCCTTACTCATTGTTTCGAGCAATTGACGAATACTTAATTTTTCTTTTTTTCTCAACGAAGCCATTCTCCTCTCACATATACAAAATAATGCATATTTATTATGATGAGACACAACTCATTTTATATAATTTTAACCAAAATCTCAAGAATAGAAAAAGGACTGTGAAGCAATGAAAATCATTTTTCACAGTCCCAACCTTTTGCTTTTTTCAGTAAAGTTCAAGCAAATCAGGGCAAATAAGCATACTTGCCCGCCTTAATAAAATTCTCTTTTTATTGTGTTATTTAATATTACCCGCATTTTCGTATTTCATAATCAGATTACCAAGAAAAAGTGCAGTTATGCCAGCCCCCAGTTTAGACAAAATAACGGGGATAACTACGTCGGGATGAGTTTGTACCACAAATCCCAAATGATCTCCCAGCATTCATGCCCCTGATACAGCAAAGGCCGTATTCAAAACCACATCACGTTTCGGCATACTTCTCATCTGGGTAAAAGTTGCCATACTATTTACAAGGGTCATCATGATGCCGCTTGTTCCTTCTTCAGAAAGGTGGAAAATAGATAAACAAGCTTTTATGCAAGGCCGAAAAAGCTTATAAAGGATGCAGACAAAAGGATAAGCTCCTCCAAGCAGTAAAGCAATACCTCCGATAATGACGGCCGCCTCATCAAATGGGAGCAATCCTGGAAGAATCGACCAGGAAAAGAGTTTTTGTGCAAGGGCGCACACGAGCCCTCCGTAAGTAATCATAAGACTTAACCGCGCTACATATACAAGGCAGGAAGCCATAATATGCGGAAATTTTACCAGGGCGGCGGCGAGAAGTAATACGCAGGCAATCAAGGGTATCATCTGCCGTGTAAGAACCGGTATGGAAAGTCCCATCAGGATTCCCCCGGCAAAAATGCCCACCGGCGAAGCAATGATGCCAGCCAGAAGCCCCTGAATCAAAGGGAAAGATTCCTCTCGATTTTTCCCCATGAGGGCAACAGGGACTGTAAAAGTTAAGGTAGGTCCTAAAACACTCCCTACAATGTAGCCGCTGAAGATACCTAACTGCTGATCATTGGCAATTTGAGCGGCAAGAGGAGCTCCGCCAGAATCAACGGCCAAAAACAGACCCACAATGAAAGAAGGATCTACACCCAGGATATTGGACAAGGGAAGTAAGTGCGGTTTTAAGAAATCGGCAAGTACGGGAGCCAAACAGATATACCCGCCAGCAAGAAGCAGCAGAGGTCCTGCCATATCAAAACCTTTGCGCAGTTCCTCTCCTATACCCCAAGGACTCCCTCGAAAAAGGTCAACAATAGCAAGCATGAATGATATAAGGATACATCCCATCAGACAATGATAGAAAATCATTTCTTCACCTCTTATCCCCTTCAAATACAATAAAGACCTTAGAATCTGCTCTTAAATCACCGTACGAGGTTATATGCTTTTCATAAATTCTTTTAACAGGTGCATCCAGAAAAACACAAAACAACGCATTGAATACAGGCGACACGAATGTTTCTGTTGTTTTCCCCCTTTGGACAAACCTGTCTTTCTAAACTCATCTAAACATAAAAAAAGAGCCGTGAAGAAATGAATCATCATTGCTTCACGGCTCCCTTTTATCATGATATGGCTGACTAATTAGCGATAGCTTTCTTTTAAGATATCAACAATGTCTTCTTTTGTGATTGTGTAATGCTCCCAATCAATTTTAGTGCTGTCAACCGTGATATCAGCAATCTTTTGGAAATCATCTGGAGTAATACCATATTCGGACATTGCCAGACGGCGTACCCCCGTTTCATCCATAAGACGAGTCA
Proteins encoded in this window:
- a CDS encoding FCD domain-containing protein; amino-acid sequence: MRKKEKLSIRQLLETMSKENSPVGAIYLSHILNVPSATVGRMMKEAENEGLIASVSNKGRCLTEAGKDYLHQEELKNEKKKIAYEIIRATNSTQKKSLEEILVVRILLETYTVREACKNLTDEDLKELEYLTFEQQYKVRNGGTGSEADLQYHLKLAELSHNSTIYKILKLILTENSVYQTFTKITNVMHLEKLSNHVAITDALKERDADKAAEAMKKHLQLLLEHTRKYSEN